One Glycine max cultivar Williams 82 chromosome 3, Glycine_max_v4.0, whole genome shotgun sequence DNA window includes the following coding sequences:
- the LOC100802035 gene encoding peroxidase P7 has protein sequence MASHGYFSVLVHAFVFASLATSAFSQLSPNYYDYACPNALSTIKSVVEAAVQKEYRMGASLLRLHFHDCFVNGCDGSILLDPSPTIDSEKNAFANFQSVRGFEVVDDIKQAVDEACGTPVVSCADILAVAARDSVVALGGPTWEVQLGRRDSTTASKEAADANIPAPFFSLSQLITNFKNHGLDEKDLVVLSGGHTIGYARCVTFKDHIYNDSNIDPNFAQYLKYICPRNGGDLNLAPLDSTAANFDLNYYSNLVQKNGLLHSDQELFNGGSTDELVKQYSYDTEAFYVEFANSMVKMGNIQPLTGDQGEIRVSCRKVNNY, from the exons ATGGCATCACATGGGTATTTCTCTGTTCTTGTCCATGCCTTTGTGTTTGCAAGTCTTGCAACCTCAGCTTTCTCACAACTGTCACCTAATTACTATGATTATGCGTGCCCTAATGCTTTGAGCACAATCAAAAGTGTCGTAGAGGCTGCGGTGCAGAAAGAGTACCGTATGGGGGCTTCTTTGCTACGCTTGCACTTCCATGATTGTTTTGTTAAC GGTTGTGATGGTTCAATTCTACTAGACCCTTCACCCACCATTGACAGCGAAAAGAATGCATTTGCTAATTTTCAGTCTGTTAGAGGATTTGAAGTGGTTGATGACATCAAGCAAGCTGTGGACGAAGCATGTGGAACACCAGTTGTTTCTTGCGCAGATATATTGGCTGTTGCCGCTCGTGACTCCGTGGTTGCG TTAGGTGGGCCAACATGGGAGGTGCAACTGGGGAGAAGAGACTCCACCACAGCAAGCAAAGAAGCAGCAGATGCAAACATTCCAGCACCATTTTTCAGCCTCTCTCAACTTATCACCAACTTCAAGAACCATGGTCTTGATGAGAAGGACCTTGTTGTTCTTTCTGGAGGCCACACAATTGGATATGCACGTTGTGTTACATTTAAGGACCATATTTACAATGACTCAAACATTGATCCCAACTTTGCACAATACCTTAAGTACATTTGCCCAAGAAATGGTGGTGACCTCAACCTTGCTCCTTTGGACTCAACAGCAGCGAACTTTGACCTAAACTATTACTCTAATTTGGTTCAAAAGAATGGCCTTCTTCACTCTGATCAGGAACTGTTTAATGGTGGTTCTACTGATGAACTGGTTAAACAGTACAGCTACGATACCGAAGCTTTCTATGTGGAGTTCGCGAATTCGATGGTTAAAATGGGAAATATCCAGCCCCTTACTGGGGATCAAGGTGAAATTCGTGTTAGCTGTAGGAAAGTGAACAACtattga
- the LOC100794060 gene encoding putative disease resistance RPP13-like protein 1: MAAALVGGAFLSAFLDVLFDRLASPEFVDLIRGKKFSKKLLQKLETTLRVVGAVLDDAEKKQITNTNVKHWLNDLKDAVYEADDLLDHVFTKAATQNKVRDLFSRFSDRKIVSKLEDIVVTLESHLKLKESLDLKESAVENLSWKAPSTSLEDGSHIYGREKDKEAIIKLLSEDNSDGSEVSVVPIVGMGGVGKTTLAQLVYNDENLKQKFNFDFKAWVCVSQEFDVLKVTKTIIEAVTGKPCKLNDLNLLHLELMDKLKDKKFLIVLDDVWTEDYVDWSLLKKPFNRGIRRSKILLTTRSEKTASIVQNVHTYHLNQLSNEDCWSVFANHACLSSESNKNTTTLEKIGKEIVKKCNGLPLAAQSLGGMLRRKHDIGDWNNILNNDIWDLSEGECKVIPALRLSYHYLPPHLKRCFVYCSLYPQDYEFDKNELILLWMAEDLLKKPRNGRTLEEVGHEYFDDLVSRSFFQRSSTNRSSWPFGKCFVMHDLMHDLATSLGGDFYFRSEELGKETKINTKTRHLSFTKFNSSVLDNSDDVGRTKFLRTFLSIINFEAAPFKNEEAQCIIVSKLMYLRVLSFRDFRSLDSLPDSIGKLIHLRYLDLSHSSVETLPKSLCNLYNLQTLKLFDCIKLTKLPSDMCNLVNLRHLDISWTPIKEMPRRMSKLNHLQHLDFFVVGKHQENGIKELGGLPNLRGQLEIRNLENVSQSDEALEARIMDKKHISSLRLKWSGCNNNSNNFQLEIDVLCKLQPQYNIESLDIKGYKGTRFPDWMGNSSYCNMISLKLRDCDNCSMLPSLGQLPSLKDLLISRLNRLKTIDEGFYKNEDCRSGMPFPSLESLFIYHMPCWEVWSSFNSEAFPVLKSLVIDDCPKLEGSLPNHLPALEILSIRNCELLVSSLPTGPAIRILEISKSNKVALNVFPLLVETIEVEGSPMVESMIEAITNIQPTCLRSLTLRDCSSAVSFPGGRLPESLNSLSIKDLKKLEFPTQHKHELLETLSIQSSCDSLTSLPLVTFPNLRDLEIINCENMEYLLVSGAESFKSLCSLRIYQCPNLINFSVSGSDKLKSLPEEMSSLLPKLECLYISNCPEIESFPKRGMPPNLRKVEIGNCEKLLSGLAWPSMGMLTHLSVYGPCDGIKSFPKEGLLPPSLTSLYLYDMSNMEMLDCTGLPVSLIKLTMRGCPLLENMVGERLPDSLIKLTIESCPLLEKRCRMKHPQIWPKICHIPGIWVDYRWI, encoded by the coding sequence ATGGCAGCAGCACTGGTCGGTGGTGCCTTTCTCTCTGCTTTCCTTGATGTGCTTTTCGACAGGCTGGCTTCACCTGAGTTTGTTGACCTGATCCGTGGAAAGAAGTTTAGCAAGAAGTTGCTTCAAAAGTTGGAGACCACTCTCAGAGTGGTTGGAGCTGTGCTTGATGATGCCGAGAAGAAACAGATCACAAACACCAATGTCAAACACTGGCTCAATGATCTCAAAGATGCTGTCTATGAAGCCGATGACTTACTCGACCATGTTTTCACCAAAGCTGCCACCCAAAACAAGGTAAGAGACTTGTTTTCTCGCTTTTCCGATAGGAAGATCGTTAGTAAGTTGGAGGACATAGTTGTCACCCTAGAGTCTCATTTAAAACTCAAGGAGAGTCTTGATTTGAAAGAGAGTGCAGTGGAGAACTTGTCATGGAAAGCTCCATCAACATCTCTGGAAGATGGATCTCATATATATGGTAGGGAGAAAGATAAGGAGGCCATAATCAAGTTATTGTCGGAGGATAACAGTGACGGTAGTGAAGTGTCTGTCGTTCCTATTGTAGGCATGGGTGGGGTTGGAAAAACTACTTTGGCCCAATTGGTGTACAACGATGAGAATTTGAAacagaaatttaattttgattttaaggcATGGGTTTGTGTTTCTCAAGAATTTGATGTTCTGAAGGTCACAAAAACTATAATAGAGGCGGTTACTGGAAAGCCTTGTAAATTGAATGATCTGAATCTACTTCATCTTGAATTGATGGACAagctgaaagataaaaaattcttaattgtCTTGGATGATGTTTGGACAGAGGATTATGTTGATTGGAGTCTTCTTAAGAAACCATTTAACCGTGGGATTAGGAGAAGTAAGATTCTTCTAACAACCCGCAGTGAAAAAACAGCATCTATAGTCCAAAATGTTCACACCTATCATCTAAACCAATTGTCGAATGAAGATTGTTGGTCAGTGTTTGCGAACCATGCGTGTCTTTCCTCCGAATCGAACAAGAACACAACAACCCTAGAAAAAATTGGAAAGGAGATTGTTAAAAAGTGCAACGGACTGCCTTTAGCAGCACAGTCGCTCGGAGGCATGTTGAGAAGAAAGCATGACATTGGTGATTGGAATAATATTCTGAATAATGACATTTGGGATCTTTCTGAAGGTGAGTGTAAAGTTATTCCAGCACTGAGACTTAGTTATCATTATCTCCCTCCACATTTAAAACGGTGCTTTGTTTATTGTTCCTTGTATCCACAAGATTACGAAtttgataaaaatgaattaatcttGTTGTGGATGGCCGAAGATCTTTTGAAGAAACCAAGAAATGGTAGGACTTTAGAAGAGGTTGGTCATGAGTATTTTGATGATTTGGTTTCGAGATCATTTTTCCAACGTTCAAGTACAAATAGAAGTAGTTGGCCTTTTGGCAAATGTTTTGTGATGCATGACCTCATGCATGATCTAGCCACATCACTCGGTGGAGATTTTTACTTTAGATCAGAAGAACTTGGGAAAGAAACAAAGATCAACACCAAGACTCGTCATTTGTCATTTACCAAATTCAATTCTTCAGTCTTGGACAACTCTGATGATGTTGGTAGAACAAAATTTCTGAGAACTTTCTTGTCCATTATCAATTTTGAAGCTGCTCCATTCAAGAATGAGGAGGCACAATGTATCATAGTGTCGAAGCTTATGTACTTGAGAGTTTTATCATTTCGTGACTTTCGAAGTTTGGATTCTTTGCCTGATTCAATAGGTAAATTGATCCATCTGCGCTATTTAGATCTCTCTCATTCAAGTGTAGAAACACTGCCAAAGTCATTGTGTAATTTGTACAATCTGCAAACTTTGAAGTTGTTTGATTGCATAAAGCTGACTAAGTTGCCTAGTGACATGTGCAATCTTGTTAACTTGCGTCATCTTGATATTTCTTGGACTCCTATAAAAGAGATGCCGAGAAGAATGAGTAAATTAAATCATCTACAACATCTGGATTTCTTTGTTGTGGGCAAGCACCAAGAGAATGGAATCAAAGAATTGGGAGGACTTCCAAATCTTCGTGGTCAACTTGAAATTAGGAACTTGGAGAATGTTTCCCAAAGTGATGAAGCGTTGGAGGCAAGGATAATGGATAAAAAACACATTAGTAGTTTGCGGCTGAAATGGTCTGGATGTAACAACAACAGTAACAACTTCCAACTTGAAATAGATGTGCTTTGCAAGTTACAGCCTCAATATAACATTGAATCGTTGGACATAAAAGGTTATAAAGGAACCAGATTTCCAGATTGGATGGGAAATTCTTCCTACTGCAATATGATTAGTCTAAAATTGCGTGATTGTGACAACTGTAGTATGCTTCCTTCACTTGGACAACTACCTTCTCTCAAGGACCTTCTAATTTCAAGATTGAATAGGCTGAAGACTATTGATGAAGGTTTTTACAAGAATGAAGATTGTCGTTCTGGAATGCCCTTTCCCTCCCTTGAATCTCTGTTCATTTATCACATGCCTTGTTGGGAGGTGTGGAGTTCGTTCAATTCAGAAGCTTTTCCTGTGCTTAAAAGTCTTGTAATAGATGACTGCCCCAAACTAGAGGGAAGTTTGCCGAATCACCTTCCTGCTCTGGAAATACTTTCAATTAGAAATTGCGAGCTGCTTGTCTCTTCTCTCCCAACGGGTCCCGCCATTCGAATTTTGGAGataagtaaaagcaataaagtaGCACTGAATGTGTTTCCTCTCTTGGTAGAGACTATAGAAGTAGAAGGAAGCCCAATGGTGGAGTCCATGATAGAGGCCATCACTAACATCCAACCAACATGTCTCCGGTCTTTAACATTAAGGGATTGCTCGTCAGCCGTGTCATTTCCGGGTGGTCGTTTACCTGAATCACTGAATAGTCTGAGTATCAAGGATCTTAAAAAACTGGAATTCCCGACGCAACACAAACATGAGTTACTGGAAACACTGTCAATACAAAGCAGTTGTGATTCACTCACATCTCTTCCATTGGTTACCTTTCCAAATCTCAGAGATCTTGAAATCATAAACTGTGAAAATATGGAATATCTTTTGGTTTCAGGGGCAGAGTCATTTAAGAGTCTGTGTTCTTTGAGAATTTACCAATGCCCCAACTTGATTAATTTCAGTGTTTCGGGCTCTGACAAGTTGAAGTCGTTGCCTGAAGAGATGAGTAGTCTTCTCCCAAAGTTAGAATGTCTCTACATATCCAACTGCCCTGAAATTGAGTCCTTTCCAAAACGGGGTATGCCACCTAACCTGAGAAAAGTTGAGATTGGCAATTGTGAGAAACTACTGAGCGGCCTAGCATGGCCATCCATGGGCATGCTTACTCATCTCTCTGTTTATGGTCCATGTGATGGCATCAAGTCCTTCCCTAAGGAGGGTTTGCTGCCTCCCTCCCTTACGTCTCTGTATCTATATGACATGTCAAATATGGAGATGTTGGACTGCACGGGGCTTCCTGTCtctctaataaaattaacaatgagGGGATGTCCTTTGCTGGAAAATATGGTGGGAGAAAGGCTTCCTGACTCTCTAATAAAATTAACCATAGAGAGTTGTCCTTTGCTGGAAAAACGATGCCGCATGAAGCACCCTCAAATTTGGCCTAAAATTTGCCACATCCCTGGCATTTGGGTTGACTATAGATGGATTTAG
- the LOC100803619 gene encoding peroxidase P7 has protein sequence MASRKYFSIVIYAFILGAFANTAFSSLSRDYYDYSCPNALSTIRSVVEAAVQKERRMGASLLRTHFRDCFVNGCDGSILLDPSPTIDSEKSAVPDFQSDKAFKLVDEIKEAVDQACGKPVVSCADILTVAARDSVVALGGPTWEVRLGRRDSTIASRDAANANIPSPFFSLSELISNFKSHGLNEKDLVALSGGHTIGNARCATFRDHIYNDSNINPHFAKELKYICPREGGDSNIAPLDRTAAQFDSAYFRDLVHKKGLLRSDQELFNGGSTDALVKKYSHNTKVFRQDFAKSMIKMGNIKPLTGNRGEIRLNCRRVN, from the exons ATGGCTTCCCGCAAGTATTTCTCTATTGTTATCTATGCTTTTATACTTGGAGCTTTTGCAAATACGGCATTCTCATCATTGTCTCGTGATTACTATGACTACTCGTGCCCTAATGCTTTGAGCACCATTAGAAGTGTTGTGGAGGCTGCGGTGCAGAAAGAGCGCCGTATGGGCGCATCCTTGCTACGCACACACTTCCGTGATTGTTTTGTTAAT GGTTGTGATGGTTCAATTCTACTAGACCCTTCACCAACAATTGACAGCGAAAAGAGTGCAGTTCCTGATTTTCAATCCGACAAAGCATTTAAATTGGTGGATGAGATCAAAGAGGCTGTGGACCAAGCATGTGGAAAACCAGTTGTTTCTTGCGCTGACATATTGACTGTTGCCGCTCGTGACTCTGTCGTTGCG CTAGGGGGACCAACATGGGAGGTGAGACTGGGGAGAAGAGACTCCACCATAGCAAGCCGTGATGCAGCAAATGCAAACATTCCATCACCATTTTTCAGCCTTTCTGAGCTCATAAGCAACTTCAAGAGCCATGGACTAAACGAGAAGGACCTTGTTGCTCTTTCTGGAGGCCACACAATTGGAAATGCACGTTGTGCTACCTTTAGGGACCATATCTACAATGACTCTAATATCAATCCACATTTTGCAAAAGAGCTCAAATACATTTGTCCTAGAGAAGGAGGTGACTCCAACATTGCTCCTTTGGACCGCACAGCAGCGCAATTTGATTCAGCCTATTTTCGTGACTTGGTTCACAAGAAAGGGCTTCTTCGCTCCGATCAGGAACTGTTCAATGGTGGTTCTACTGATgcattggtaaaaaaatatagccACAATACCAAGGTTTTCCGCCAGGACTTCGCAAAATCTATGATTAAGATGGGAAACATAAAGCCTCTTACCGGGAATAGAGGTGAAATTCGTTTGAACTGCAGGAGAGTGAACTAA